The following coding sequences lie in one Phalacrocorax carbo chromosome 3, bPhaCar2.1, whole genome shotgun sequence genomic window:
- the IL17A gene encoding interleukin-17A has protein sequence MSLILCASLFRSLLLMLLAMLSASSFAYGKVIQPGLKPESLFKQAYAGCLTQKDSKFPQTVRVNISISNMNQDTKNTLDVSSRSLAPWDYRIDEDHNRFPQVIADAKCRHSRCVNLDGQLDHSVNSVPIKQEILVLRREQKGCHQSYRLEKKIITVGCTCVTPLIRLQA, from the exons ATGTCTCTGATCCTTTGCGCTTCTCTG TTCAGATCACTGCTCTTAatgctgctggccatgctgtCAGCCAGCAGTTTTGCCTATGGGAAGGTGATACAGCCTGGACTCAAGCCGGAGAGCCTCTTCAAGCAAGCGTATGCTGGATGCCTGACCCAAAAAGATTCAAAATTCCCTCAAACTGTGAGAGTCAACATAAGCATCAGCAACATGAACCAGGACACCAAAAATACTCTTGATGTCAGCAGCCGCTCTCTGGCTCCGTGGGATTACAG GATCGATGAGGACCACAACCGTTTCCCTCAAGTGATTGCTGACGCCAAGTGCCGCCACTCCAGGTGTGTGAATTTGGACGGGCAGCTGGACCACAGCGTCAACTCCGTCCCCATCAAACAGGAGATCCTCGTCCTCCGGAGGGAGCAGAAGGGCTGCCACCAGTCATACCGgttggagaagaaaataatcactGTGGGTTGCACATGTGTCACCCCCTTGATCCGACTCCAGGCTTAA
- the LOC104049775 gene encoding interleukin-17F: MAFASSSVVFRSLLLVLILALTVRSLPHRRVVHSQPSKVNGSARLHEDCLNQKDLKFPTTMNVDIRISSSDHAFRMVHDVRNRSLAPWDYRLDEDPNRFPQVIAEAKCRLSGCVNSLGQEDHSLNSVPIQQEILVLRREQKGCLPTFHLEKKIITVGCTCAAPVVHHQS, translated from the exons ATGGCTTTTGCCAGCTCCTCAGTGGTg TTCAGGTCACTGCTTTTGGTGCTGATTCTAGCACTCACTGTAAGGAGCTTACCCCATAGAAGGGTAGTTCATTCTCAGCCCAGCAAGGTCAATGGTTCTGCGAGGCTTCATGAAGATTGCCTGAACCAAAAGGATCTCAAATTCCCTACAACGATGAACGTTGACATTCGTATCAGCAGTTCAGATCATGCCTTTAGGATGGTCCATGATGTCAGAAACCGGTCTCTCGCTCCTTGGGATTACAG GCTTGACGAGGATCCCAACCGCTTCCCCCAGGTGATCGCTGAAGCCAAGTGCCGCCTCTCCGGCTGCGTGAACTCACTGGGGCAGGAGGACCACAGCCTCAACTCCGTCCCCATCCAGCAGGAGATCCTCGTCCTCCGGCGGGAGCAGAAGGGCTGCCTGCCCACCTTCCacctggagaagaaaatcaTCACTGTGGGCTGCACATGTGCCGCTCCAGTCGTCCACCACCAGTCCTAG